In Aegilops tauschii subsp. strangulata cultivar AL8/78 chromosome 3, Aet v6.0, whole genome shotgun sequence, one genomic interval encodes:
- the LOC109732855 gene encoding F-box/FBD/LRR-repeat protein At1g13570-like — translation MDPMIGVSRSDMLAGLERDGADPETLDVGTNLLLYFVYHYLPDPPVSLTAPLSLAGASWVPDGVDRISRLPDVVLRDIISRLPAKDAARTAALASRWRPLWHSVPLTLADSHLLPDGGARGQLIIGAPSPRAVTAAVSRVLAAHPGPFRCLHLTRTTMEEHRGEMSRWLDTILAKGVQELVFVNRPWPIDLRLPASIFRCASLTRLYLGVWRLPDTAAVPRGARFPNLLELGLCMTVMEDRDLAFMLERSPVLEFLVLMGSQSGLRLRLVSPSLRCLQLGFTYLEDIDVVDAPRLERLFQRDSLPESKLADTASCLSSKIKIGRAPNLRVLGYLQPGEQQLVVGSKENTVPSVQILAMEVQFGVRNAVKKVPGFLRCFPNLETLHVHSTVDEDSTGKVNIKFWQEGGPIKCVVQSMKKVFFYEFCGSRSEVVFLKFIAERGRALEQMVVVVASECFSSGGNVSAKLKPLISAKWLSKACKLQLFKSPCDKVSGPLHCHQLASDFKFADPFDLKYYYEAEEILVS, via the exons ATGGACCCGATGATCGGCGTCAGCAGGAGCGACATGCTCGCCGGCTTGGAGCGCGACGGCGCGGACCCCGAGACGCTGGACGTCGGCACAAACCTGCTGCTCTACTTCGTGTACCACTACCTCCCGGACCCGCCCGTCTCCCTCACCGCACCCCTCTCGCTCGCCGGCGCGTCGTGGGTCCCCGACGGCGTCGACCGCATCAGCCGCCTCCCCGATGTGGTCCTCCGCGATATCATCTCCCGCCTCCCCGCCAAGGACGCCGCGCGCACCGCCGCCCTCGCCTCGCGCTGGCGCCCCCTCTGGCACTCGGTGCCCCTCACTCTCGCCGACAGCCACCTGCTTCCggacggcggcgcgcgcgggcagCTCATCATCGGCGCTCCCTCTCCCCGCGCCGTCACCGCCGCGGTGTCCCGCGTCCTCGCGGCGCACCCGGGGCCCTTCCGCTGCCTCCACCTCACCCGCACCACCATGGAGGAGCACCGGGGCGAGATGTCGCGCTGGCTCGACACCATCCTCGCCAAGGGAGTCCAAGAGCTCGTCTTTGTCAACCGCCCTTGGCCGATTGACCTGCGCCTCCCCGCCTCGATCTTCCGCTGCGCCTCTCTCACCCGCCTCTATCTCGGCGTCTGGAGGCTGCCGGACACGGCCGCCGTGCCGCGCGGCGCCAGATTCCCCAACCTCCTGGAGCTTGGCCTCTGCATGACTGTCATGGAGGACCGAGATCTGGCATTCATGCTTGAAAGAAGCCCCGTTCTGGAGTTCCTCGTCCTCATGGGGAGCCAGAGCGGACTGCGCCTCCGCCTCGTCAGCCCAAGCCTGCGGTGCCTTCAGCTGGGCTTTACCTACTTGGAGGACATCGACGTGGTGGATGCACCTCGCCTGGAGAGGCTCTTCCAGCGGGATAGTCTTCCCGAGAGCAAGCTCGCTGATACTGCCTCATGCCTCTCTTCCAAGATCAAGATTGGGCGTGCACCTAACCTGCGTGTGCTGGGATATCTTCAGCCAGGAGAGCAACAGTTGGTG GTTGGGAGCAAGGAGAACACTGTCCCTAGTGTGCAGATTTTGGCCATGGAGGTGCAGTTTGGTGTCCGCAATGCAGTCAAGAAAGTGCCTGGCTTCCTCAGATGCTTCCCTAACCTGGAGACGCTCCATGTCCAT TCCACCGTAGATGAAGACTCTACTGGCAAGGTCAACATCAAGTTCTGGCAGGAGGGCGGCCCTATTAAATGTGTTGTGCAGAGCATGAAGAAGGTGTTCTTCTATGAGTTCTGTGGGTCGAGAAGCGAGGTTGTTTTCCTCAAGTTCATTGCGGAGAGAGGTCGGGCGCTGGAGCAGATGGTTGTCGTGGTGGCCAGTGAATGTTTCTCGTCTGGGGGTAATGTCAGTGCCAAACTGAAGCCTCTGATCAGTGCAAAATGGTTGAGTAAAGCTTGCAAGCTACAGCTCTTCAAGAGTCCATGCGACAAGGTGTCAGGTCCACTTCACTGCCACCAGCTAGCTTCTGATTTTAAGTTTGCTGATCCTTTTGATCTCAAGTACTACTATGAAGCAGAAGAGATCCTTGTAAGTTAA